From the Musa acuminata AAA Group cultivar baxijiao chromosome BXJ3-7, Cavendish_Baxijiao_AAA, whole genome shotgun sequence genome, one window contains:
- the LOC103974563 gene encoding diacylglycerol O-acyltransferase 3 yields MEISGGVLQRSQGVSGFRALRDSGSMPPSGPSSAGFGRRARVSVRTAGVAVGGGRGVFSDVGHLKYYASLVRCGGGRSEKEEKKRAKLVKGLSRGLADLWTVGIGADSGDGDGIAGDVKGKMIAEAAQLLLVELTRLRAQEKDSKRKRKEAKAARKKDESSLSSSSSESSDGECHEVVRMSNLRAQAVREPDSANLAIAVVAPESETGAVEHHIEPKPAQECSSTSNGSGLSLGCSVEKPTKNKIEVCMGGKCRRSGGPELMQELSRKIGVEGAVVGCKCMGKCRDGPNVRVLNQSNGNASVPKNPLCLGVSIDDVGAIVANFLGEKDSSCLMAVYN; encoded by the exons ATGGAGATCTCCGGCGGTGTTCTCCAGCGAAGTCAGGGCGTGTCCGGCTTTCGGGCCCTTCGAGATTCCGGCAGCATGCCCCCCTCCGGCCCATCGTCGGCGGGGTTCGGGAGAAGGGCGAGGGTTTCAGTTCGAACTGCCGGGGTCGCCGTCGGCGGAGGGAGAGGAGTGTTCTCCGACGTGGGACACCTCAAGTACTACGCGTCTCTGGTAAGGTGCGGTGGGGGGAGGAgcgagaaggaggagaagaaaagggcGAAGTTGGTGAAGGGGCTGTCGAGGGGTCTGGCCGATCTGTGGACGGTGGGAATCGGCGCCGACTCCGGCGACGGCGACGGGATCGCCGGAGATGTCAAGGGGAAGATGATCGCG GAGGCAGCACAACTTTTGCTGGTAGAATTGACACGGTTGAGAGCCCAAGAGAAGGATTCCAAGAGAAAGCGAAAGGAAGCCAAGGCCGCTAGGAAGAAGGATGAATCCTCCTTGAGCTCTTCTTCCTCCGAATCGAGCGACGGCGAATGCCACGAGGTTGTCCGGATGAGCAACCTCAGAGCTCAAGCTGTCCGAGAACCCGATTCAGCGAACCTAGCCATTGCTGTTGTAGCCCCGGAGTCTGAGACGGGAGCGGTAGAGCATCACATTGAACCGAAGCCTGCACAGGAATGCAGCAGCACCAGCAACGGCTCCGGTTTATCCTTGGGTTGCTCCGTTGAGAAGCCCACGAAGAACAAGATCGAAGTGTGCATGGGAGGCAAGTGCAGGAGATCCGGTGGACCGGAGCTGATGCAGGAATTGAGTAGGAAGATTGGCGTGGAAGGAGCTGTTGTTGGGTGCAAGTGCATGGGCAAGTGCAGGGACGGGCCTAATGTCCGAGTCCTGAATCAGAGCAACGGCAATGCCAGCGTTCCCAAGAATCCATTGTGTCTCGGCGTCAGCATTGATGATGTGGGCGCCATCGTGGCCAATTTCCTTGGGGAGAAGGATAGCAGCTGCCTCATGGCAGTCTACAATTGA